In Nocardioides daphniae, the DNA window CGACCCAGAGCGCTCAGGCGCTGGTCAGCCGGGTGACCATGACGTAGTCCTTGTGCGGGCCACCCACCTGCCAGGTCACCCGCCACGTCGTCGGCCCGAGCTCGACCAGCCGGCATACGTGTCCGCCCCGCACAGGTGCACCACCTGCGCCCCGGGCGACCAGGGGTGGAAGTCGCGGCCGTCGTCGAAGATGACCATCCAGCCGCCCTCGCGCTCGACGACGTACAGCACCCGGCTCACCTCGATGTCGGCGCCACGGCGGTGCATCGTGCCCTGCTCGGCCCACCGGACCCGTCCGTCGTCCTCGACGGAGAGCTCGACCGTCCCGTCGACGTCGATCACCTCGTCGGCGAGGCGGTCGGTGACGACGCGCTCGAAGGCCCACCGGCCGACCAGGCTGCGGGGGTCGTGCGGGGAGGACACCTCGGTCACCGTGCGCTGCGGGCGGCCAGCGCCACCAGGTCACGGGCCGGGCCCTCGGGCGGCTGCGGGCCACCCAGCCACACGGCGTGCAGGACGCGGGTCAGGTCGAGGCCGGTGACCTGGACCGCCACCAGGCGTCGGGTGGCCAGGTCGTCGCGGACCGCGTGACGGCCCAGGGCGGCAGGTCCGGCGCCGGCGGCGACCGCGGAGCGTACGGCGGTGGTGCTGGAGAGCTCGAGGGCCGGCGGCACCATCCGGTGACGGGCGAGCGCCCGCTCCAGGACGGTCCGGGTGCCCGACCCCTGCTCGCGCACCACCAGCGGGGTGGCGGCGAGCTGCTCGGCGGTGACGGGACGACGGCCCCGGCGGGCCCACGGGTGACCGGGGCCGACGACCACGACCAGCTCGTCGACCCCCACCTTGCGCCGGCGCAGGCCGCGCGGAGCCTCCGGCCCTTCGACGAAGCCGAGGTCGACCGCGCCGTCCTGCACGAGCTTCACCACGTTGGCGGAGTTGGTCGCCGTCATGGTCAGCTCCGAGGGGGAACGGCCCCCGCGGGACTGCTCGGTGCGCAGGGCCACCATCCAGCCGGGCAGCAGGTGCTCGGCGATGGTGAGGCTGGCGGCCACGTTGAGGTGGCCGCGGCGGTCGATCTTGAGGGCGGCGATGCCGGTGTCCAGCTCCTCCGCCGCCTCGACGACGCGCGCGGCCCACTGCGAGACCAGCTCACCGATCGGCGTCAGCTCCGAGCCGCGCTTGCTGCGCACCAGCAGGGGCTCGCCGACGAGGCTCTCCATCGTCTGGATCCGGGAGCTCGCTGCCTGCTGCGTGATGCCGAGCTGGATGGCCGCGGCGCCCATGCTCCTCGTACGCCCGACGACCAGCAGCAGCTCCAACGCGCGCAGGTCGGGGACGTGGGGTGACAGCACTCTCACAACAGTATCTTGTGACGACACAGGCGAACCCTCGTTGTGACAGGTTGGACCGATCACGCAGGCTTGTCCCATGACTCTTCGTGTTGCCGTCGTGGGCGCTGGGCCCGCCGGGATCTATGCCGCCGACATCCTCACCAAGTCCGAGGTCGACGTCTCCGTCGACCTCTTCGAGCGTCTGCCGGCGCCGTTCGGCCTGGTGCGCTACGGCGTCGCCCCCGACCACCCGCGCATCAAGGAGATCATCAAGGCTCTCCAGCGCGTCCTCGCCAAGCCCGAGGTCCGCTTCATCGGCAACGTCGACTACGGCACCGACGTCAAGCTCGAGGAGCTCCGCGAGTTCTACGACGCCGTGATCTTCTCGACCGGCGCCATGGCCGACCGCGACCTCCGCATCCCCGGCGAGGACCTCAAGCGCTCCTACGGCGCGGCCGACTTCGTCTCCTGGTACGACTCGCACCCCGACGTGCCGCAGACGTGGGACTTCGGCAACGGCACCCACGCCGCCGTGATCGGCGTCGGCAACGTCGCGCTCGACGTGGCCCGGGTGCTGGCCAAGACCGCCGACGAGATGCTGGTGACCGACATCCCGAGCAGGTCCACGCGGGCCTCGCCTCGAAGAAGATCACCGACGTCCACGTCTTCGCGCGCCGCGGCCCGGCGTACGCGAAGTTCTCGCCGATGGAGCTGCGCGAGCTCAACCACTCCCCCAACGTCGAGGTCATCGTCCACCCCGAGGGCTTCGAGGTCGACGACCACTCGATGGAGCACATCTCCAAGCACAAGACCCACAAGCTGGTGCTCGACATCCTGGCCAACTGGGTGGGCCGCGACATCGAGGGCAAGCCGCACCGCATCCACCTCCACTTCATGGAGGCGCCCACGGAGGTCCTCGGCGAGGACGGCGAGGTCGTCGGCCTGCGCACCGAGCGCACCGAGCTGGTCGGCGACGGATCCGTGCGTGGCACCGGCGAGTTCACCGACTGGCCCGTCCAGTCGGTCTACCGCGCGGTGGGCTACGCCTCGTCGCCGCTGCTGGGCCTGCCCTTCGACGAGCGCGAGCTGGTCATCCCCAACGAGGGTGGCCGCGTGCTGGGCCTCGACGGCGACCACGTGCCCAACACGTTCGTCACCGGCTGGGTCAAGCGCGGACCGGTCGGCCTGATCGGCCACACCAAGTCCGACGCCGCCGAGACCGTCGGCCACGTGCTCGAGACCACGTCGGAGACCGCCCCGTCCCGCGAGCCCGCCGACGTCGACGCCTTCCTGCGCGAGCGCGGCATCGACTTCGTGACCGTCGAGCAGGGAGCAGATCGACGCCGCCGAGATCGCCCTCGGCGAGGCGCAGGAGCGTCAGCGCGTCAAGCTGCCCACCCGCGCGGACATGCTCGGCGCGCGCCAGGCCTGAGGCACGTCGTACGAACGACGCCGCGGCCGCTCGGATCTCTCCGGGCGGCCGCGGCGTCGTTGCGTGGGGCGGGGTCGTCAGCGACCCATCATGCGGCTGAACCAGCTGCCGCTGCTCGCCTTCTCCTCGGCGGCGTGGCCGGTGCACCACTGGTTGGCAGGCACGGACGCCTTGACCTGGGCGACGTGCTGGCCGCAACCGGACCAGGTGGTCTTCTTGCAGGTCTTGCAGGTGACGGGTCGGCACATGGGGTTTCTCCTCGTTCGGTCGAGCTGGGTGGGGGTGGGTGTGGTCAGGGGTCGGAGGGCGTCAGCCCTGGCCGGTCTCGAGCGGGTGGCCGGCACGGGCCCAGGCGATGGTCCCGCCCAGGACGTCGACGGCGTCGATGCCGGCGGCGCGCATCACGTCGGCCATCGCCGAGCTGCGCCCGCCCGACGCGCAGATCACGTGCACGGGGCGGGTGCGGTCGAGCTCGTCGAGACGGGTCATCAGGCGGCTCATGGGGAGGTTCGTCGCGCCGGGCACGTGCCCCTCGCGGTACTCCTGCACCTCCCGGACGTCCACGAACAACGCGCCCTCGGCGTGCACCTGCGCCGCTCGGGCGATGTCGATCTCGCTCTTCATCTGGTCTCCTCGCCATCCCGTGATTGATCCCCCTGGGGGGATGTCACTACCGTAGCAGAACCCCCTAGGGGGATGTACAGTTGGCGTAGGTCCTCGCGGACGAGCGCGACCGACCGGGCGCCACGCCGGCGCTGACGAACGAAGGACATGACTGATGGACCTGGACCCCACCGACATCAAGGCGATCATCACCCGCATGAAGCGGGCCAACGGCCACCTCGCCAGCGTGATCCGCATGCTGGAGGAGGGCTCCGACTGCGAGTCGGCCCTGACCCAGCTCGCGGCGGTCAACAAGGCGCTCTCGCGCGCCGGCTACGCCCTCGTGGCGACCGGGCTGCAGCAGTGCCTGGCCGCCAGCGAGGACGGGCTCGACGGCGTCGACGCCAAGAAGATGGAGAAGCTCTTCCTCTCGCTGGCCTGACCCGCTCCCCCGTGCCCCCCACGCACGACGCGGTCGCCAGCAGGGCTGGCGACCGCGTCGGTGGGGTCAGGGGTCAGGTGCGGGTCACACGTCGATCGGGCGCAGCACCAGGAAGATGCCGTGCGCGATCTGCTTGTTGCCCTTGTTGATGTCGAACTTGCCCGGCACCAGCAGCGGGTCGAAGTCGTTGCGGTCGAGGTCGCGCAGCTGCACGATCCCGAACCGCTTGGAGAGGACGTCGACCGTGACCGCGCCACCCTGCGCCGTGGTCAGCGAGGCGTTGTCGGACTTCAGCGCGGTGGCGGAGTCGATCGTCGCCCCGGGCACCACGTGGTAGAGCAGGACCTGCTCGATGGTGTCGACGCCGACCGCGTCGACGAGGGTCTGGAAGGTCGCCTTCTCCGACCAGCGGTACTTCCCGGTGAGGTCCTTGGCGAGCAGCTTGAACGAGAAGTCGTTGGGCAGGAAGGCCGTCAGTGCGACGTTGCCGTCGGCGAGCACGGAGACCGCGCTGTCGGGCTTGGCCTCGAGGACGGCCAGCACGGCCTCGGTGAGGATGTCGTAGTCGGCGGAGTTGCGGTCGAACTGGTTGCCGTCGGCGGTCAGCACGGCGGCGAGGCTCCTGGTCCCGGTGGGCTCGGCGGCCGTCGCGGTGCTCGGCGCGAGCAGGCCGGCGCTGAGCACGGCGGTGCTGGCCAGGGTGGCTGCGATGGTGCGGACCTTCATCGTTCCTCCCAGAAGGACGGGGACACTCGGTGCGTCCCTCGCGGATGGTTCGCCGCGGGCGCCCAGCCGGATTGGTCTGGACCAGCAGTTACCCAACGCGAGCTACGCACCCCGCCGCGGCTCCGGCGACCCGGCCGTGGGATTTCGTGCGGTGACTACGCTCGGAGAGATGCAGACGTTCCTTCCGTACGCCGACTTCGAGGCGTCTGCGCGCGCCCTCGACGCCAAGCGCCTGGGCAAGCAACGGGTCGAGACGATCCAGATCGTGCGTGCCCTCACCCGCCCCGGCTACGGATGGGCGCACCACCCCGCCGTGCTGATGTGGAAGGGGTTCGAGGAGGCGCTGGGGCGCTACGGCTTCGTCTGCTGCGACGTCTGGACCGAGCGCGGCTTCGACGACACCTGCGCCGCCACCATCGCCGAGGACCTCGCCACCGCCGGCGTCACCGGCATCCGGACCGAGGCCGAGCTGGCGGAGGCCGGCGCCCTCCCACCGTGGCTGGGCGACGAGGAGCTCCACCGCAGCCACCGTTCCTCGCTGCTGCGCAAGGACCCCGAGCACTACGGCGCCTCTTCACCGACGTCCCCGACGACCTGCCGTACGTGTGGCCCGTGCGCTCCGAGAAGGTGCTGGCGGCCGAGCGGCGGCGCGCGGAGAACGTCGTACGCCGTGCGCAGCGCGCCGCTGAGCGCCGCGTGGAGGAGGCCGTCCGCACGACGGATCAGCGGTGCAGGTCGAAGCGGTCGAGCTCCATCACCTTGGTCCAGGCGGCGACGAAGTCCTCGACGAACCGCTGCTGGGCGTCGTCGCTGGCGTACGCCTCGGCCAGCGCGCGCAGCTCGGAGTGGTGGCCGAAGACCAGGTCGACGAGCGTGGCCGTGCCGACGACCTCGCCGCTCTCGCGGTCGCGGCCCTCGTACGTCCCGTCGCCGACGGCCTTCCACTCCGTCGCCATGTCGAGCAGGTTCGCGAAGAAGTCGTTGCTCAGCACCCCGACGCGGTTGGTGAGGACGCCGTGCTGGCTGCCGCCGTGGTTGGCGCCCAGCGCCCGCATGCCGCCCAGCAGGACGGTCATCTCCGGCGGGGTGAGGCCCAGCATGTAGGCCTTCTCCACCATCAGCACGTCGGCCGGGACCCGGTCGTCGGCGCGGGCGTAGTTGCGGAACGCGTCGGCGCGCGGCTCCATCACGGTGAACGACTCGACGTCGGTCTGCTCCTGGGTGGCGTCGGTGCGGCCCGGGTGGAAGGGCACGGTCACCTCGACCCAGCGTCACGCGCTGCCTTCTCGATGGCGGCGTTGCCCGCCAGCACGAGCAGGTCGGCGATCGAGATGGTTGTCCCCCGCCCGGCGAAGTCGTCGCGGATGCCCTCCAGCGCCCCGATCACACGGGACACCTCGGCCGGGTCGTTGACCTCCCAGCTGCGCTGCGGCTCCAGCCGGATGCGGGCGCCGTTGACGCCGCCGCGGAAGTCGGTCCGGCGGTAGGTCGACGCAGCGGCCCACGCCGTGCGTACGAGCTCGGGGACGCCCAGGCCGGAGTCCAGCACGGCAGCCTTGACGGCGTCGAGGTCGGGCCGCCGACGAGCTCGTGGTCGACCGCCGGCACCGGGTCCTGCCACGGCTGCGGCTCGGGCACCCACGGGCCGAGGTAGCGCTGGGCCGGCCCCATGTCGCGGTGGAGCAGCTTGTACCAGGCCTTGGAGAACGCCTCCGCGAACGCGTCGGGGTTCTCGTAGAAGTGGCGCGAGACCTTCTCGTACTCCGGGTCGAAGCGCAGCGCCAGGTCGGAGGTCAGCATCCGGGGCTCGCGACGGGTGGAGGGGTCGTGGGCCATCGGCACCATGTCGGAGCCCGCACCGTTCTTCGGACGCCACTGCTTCGCGCCGGCCGGTGACTCGAAGAGCTCCCACTCGTAGCTGAAGAGGATGTGGAAGAACTCGTTGTCCCACCGGGTCGGGTGGTAGGTCCAGGTGACCTCGAGGCCGGAGGTGATGGTGTCGTCGCCCTTGCCCGTGCCGAAGGTGCTCTTCCACCCCAGGCCCTGCTGCTCGACCGGGGCGGCCTCGGGCTCGTCGCCGACGTGGTCGGCCGGCCCGGCGCCGTGGGTCTTGCCGAACGTGTGGCCGCCCGCGATCAGCGCGACGGTCTCCTCGTCGTTCATGCCCATGCGTCGGAAGGTCTCGCGGATGTCGCGCGCCGACGCCCGGGGGTCGGGGTTGCCGTTGGGGCCCTCGGGGTTGACGTAGATCAGGCCCATCTGGACGGCGCCGAGGGGCTCGGCCAGGTCACGCTCGCCGCTGTAGCGCTCGTCGCCGAGCCAGGTGTCCTCGGGACCCCAGAAGATCTCCTCGGCCTCCCAGACGTCCTCGCGCCCGAACCCGAAGCCGAAGGTCTCCAGGCCCATGTCCTCGATGGCGACGTTGCCGGCGAAGACCAGCAGGTCGGCCCACGAGATCTTCTGGCCGTACTTCTTCTTGACCGGCCAGAGCAGTCGACGGGCCTTGTCGAGGCTCACGTTGTCGGGCCAGCTGTTGAGCGGGCGAAGCGCTGCTGGCCGGTGCCGCCGCCACCGCGGCCGTCGTAGATGCGGTAGGTGCCGGCAGCGTGCCAGCTCATCCGGACGAAGAGGCCGCCGTAGTGGCCGAAGTCGGCCGGCCACCAGTCCTGCGAGTCGTGCATCACCGCGACGACGTCGGCCTTGAGCTGCTCGACGTCGAGCTTGGCGAACTCCTCGGCGTAGTCGAACTCGGGACGCAGCGGCGCGGAGGCGGGCTGGTTGGTGCGCAGCACCGACAGGTCGACCTGGTTGGGCCACCAGTCACGGTTGCCTCGCGGGCGGGCGACCTTCGGCTCCGGGGACGGGATCGCAGGGTTCTCGCTCTCGCTGCCCCCGGACCCGGTCGCCGAGTCGTGCATGACGGGGCAGCCGGCCTCGGCCTTGCGCTCCGTGCCCTGGGGGTCGGTGGGGGTGTCGTTCCGGTTCTCGCTCATGGTTCCTTCCGGATTCCTCTTCGGTTGCTGGACGGGTCGGTGGGAGGACGTGGGGGTCACGCCGTGGCGGCCGTGCAGGAGGGGCAGGTGCCCCACCAGACGACCTCGGCCTCGTCCACGGCGAAGCCGTGGTCGTCGGAGGCGACGAGGCACGGCGCCTGGCCGACGGCGCAGTCGACGTCCTCGATCGCGCCGCAGCTGCGGCAGACGACGTGGTGGTGGTTGTCGTCGGTGCGGGCCTCGTAGCGGGCGGTGGCGCCGGCCGGCTGGATGCGACGCAGCAGCCCGGCCTCGGTGAGGGCGCGCAGCACGTCGTACACGGCCTGGTGCGACACGGTGCCGAGCTCCGCGCGTACGCGGTGGATGACGGCGTCGGTGTCGAGGTGCGGCTCCGCCGCGACCGCTGCCAGCACCGCCTGCCGCGGGCGGGTCACCCGCAGTGAGGCAGCGCGCAGCACCGACGCGAAGTCAGGGGTGCTGGTGGTCTCGGGCATGACTCCAACCTCTCCCCTTTCTTGGAATGAGTCAAGGGTGGAGCGTGCCCCGGTCGCGGCCACTTCTCCATGGCACCCTGTTGCCGTGGACGACACCCGTCGGCGATCCCTCATGGAACGCCGACGCTCGAGGTGAAGGGGCGCACGATCGACGACAAGGCGCCGGAGCAGGCCCGCGAGATCGAGGTGGTGGTCATCGGCGGCGGACAGGCCGGCCTGGCCACCGGCTTCTACCTGCGGCGCGGCGGCCTCGTCCCGGGACGCGACTTCGTGGTCGTCGACGCCGCCGACCGACCGGGCGGGGCGTGGCCACGCACGTGGGACGGGTTGCGCCTGTTCTCGCCGGCAGGCTTCTCGTCGCTGCCCGGCTGGATGATGCCGCCGTGGGACGACGCGACCCGGGGCTACCCGCCGCGGGACCACGTGGTGTCCTACCTGACCAGGTACGAGGAGCGGTTCGAGCTGCAGGTGGCGCGGCCACACCGGGTGGAGTCGGTCCGCAGGGCCGACGAGGATCCCATCGGCCGCCTTCTGGTGGAGGCTCCGGGGTGTTCCTGGTCGGCCCGAGCGGTGGTCTCGGCCACCGGCACCTGGGACCGGCCGTTCTGGCCCACCTACCCGGGGATCGCCACCTTCCGGGGCCGTCAGCTGCACGCTGCCGACTACCACTCGCCGGAGGACTTCACCGGTCAGCGCGTCGTCGTGGTCGGCGGCGGGAACTCCGCCGCCCAGATCCTGGCCGAGGTGTCGACCGCGGCCGAGACCCGGTGGGTCACCAACCGACCACCACGCTTCCTGCAGGACGACGTGGACGGTCGGGTCCTCTTCGCCACCGCCCGGGCCCGGATCGAGGCCTTGGCCCAGGGGCGCGAGCACGACGGCGTGGCAGGGCTCGGCGACATCGTGATGGTCGCGAGCGTGAAGGCGGCCCGCGACCGCGGCGTCCTGCACGCCCTGCCGATGTTCGCCCGCCTCACCGAGGGCGCAGTGGCCTGGGCCGACGGCACTAGCTGGGAGTGCGACGCCGTCATCTGGTGCACGGGGTTCCGGCCAGCGCTCAGTCACCTGCGCCCGTTGCGGTTGACGAGGCATGGACGCATCGCGGTCGGCGGGCCGTCGGGCACGCAGGCCCTCGAGGAACCCCGGCTCCACCTCGTCGGGTACGGCGACTGGACGGGCCCCGCGTCCGCAACCCTGGCCGGAGTCGGCCCCTCGGCGCGGGCGACGGCTTCCCTCATTCTGGGGATCCGATCCTCCTGACGGACGTTCCCCCACTTTTTGGTCGGCGTGTCAGGCAGTGGCCGGGCGGCTCCTCCCTACGGTCGTGCGCGGCCCGATCGAACGTTCGGGCTGACATCTCGGAAGGCATAGAACGCATGAACTCGCTCAAGAAGGCAGCCCTCGGCGCAGGCGTCACCCTCATGGCCGCAGGTGGCTCGCTGTTCGCCGTGCCGGCAGCCCACGCAGCTCCCGCGCCGGTCGGCTCGGTCGTCGCGAACCGCACCGAGCCCGGCGTCTGCACCGTGCGGTGGACCTACGGACCCACCGACGTCTTCTTCGACCTCAAGGAGACCGACCTCTACACCGGCGAGGTGCGCAACGCCGTGTACGCCGGCACGGTGCGCCGGGCCGTCTTCACGTTCCGCAACGGCACCCACCGCTTCCGTTACGCCGTCCGCGTGAGCAAGGGCGGCGAGGTCAGCACCTGGAAGAGCGACATCTGCGAGAAGGCCTGACCCTGAAATGCGAAGGATCCGAACCCCTGAGGGTTCGGATCCTTCGTTCTTTGTAGCGGGGACAGGATTTGAACCTGCGACCTCTGGGTTATGAGCCCAGCGAGCTACCGAGCTGCTCCACCCCGCGTCGGTGAGTCACACGTTACCGGACGGGGTCGAGCGGTTCCTAATCGGGGTGGGTCACACCCACCGGATCACTTCTTCTCGGAGAGCTCCACGGCCTCGTTCACGAGCTCCTTGGCCTTCTCGATCGCCTCGGCCCACGCCACGGTGTCCCCGTCGCGCTGGGCCTTGTCGGCGGCCGCGAACTGCTTCTCCGCCTGGGCGAGCAGCGACCGGATCTGCTGGTTGACCGTGCCGGACGCCGGCGGCTGGTCGCCACCCTTGTCGCCGCCCTTGCCACCGTCACCCGAACCGCTGGGAGTCGGGCCGGAGTCGTCGACGCCGAGCACGTCCGCGATCGCCCCACGCAGCGTCGGCGCGATCCCGACGTTGCCGCCGTAGGAGACGAGCACGAAGCTCAGGATCGGATAGCTCGACTCCGACGCGTCACGCGCGGCGTACAGCGGCTGCACGTACATCAGGCCGTCGCCGACCGGCAGGGTCAGCAGGTTGCCGTAGCGCGGGTTGATGCCGCCCTGGTCGAACGAGAAGAGCTCGTCACGCACGTCCTCGTCGGACGCGATCTCGTTGGCCACCTGGACCGGACCGTTGGTCCGCTCGTCCGACAGCTCCAGCACCTGGATCTTGCCGTAGTCGCTGCTGGTGGCGTCGGAGTTCACCGAGACGAAGGCCGCGAGGTTGTTCTTGTCGCGCGGCACGTAGACCGACGTGAGCGACCAGATCTGCTCCGCGTTCGGGTCCTCGTCACCCTGGGGGTTGGCGAAGAGGCGGTAGGGCGGCTGCTGGCTGTTCTCCACGTTCGGGTCGTTCGGGACCTCCCACCGGTTGTTGCCGGCGTACCAGTCCTTGGGGTCGGTGACGTGGTAGCGGGCGAACTGGTAGCGCTGCGCCTTGAAGAGGTCCTCGGGGTAGCGCAGGTGGGAGACCAGGGCCTCGGGAATCTCGTCCTTGTCGAGCACGGTGCCGGGGAAGACGTTGCGCCAGACCTTGAGGATCGGGTCCTCCTCGTCCCAGGCGTACAGCTTCACCGTGCCGTCGTAGGCGTCGACCGTGGCCTTGACCGCGTTGCGGACGTAGTTGATCTCGTCGGTCGGCAGCGTCTGGAAGCCCAGGTCGTCCTGGAGCGAGTCGTCGATCATGTCCTCGAACGACTCCTTCTGCGACAAGGGGTACTTGTCGGTGACCGTGTAGCCGTCGAGCACCCACTGGATGCGACCGTCGACGACGACCGGGTAGGGGTCGGAGTCGACCGTGAGCCACGGGGCGACCTTCTCGACCATCCGCCGCGGGTTGCGGTCGTACAGGATCTTGGAGTCGTCGTAGATGCGGCCGGAGAGCAGGAAGTTCGGCTCGCCGTACTTCACCGCGTACAGCAGGCGGTTGAAGGCGCTGCCCACCGGCACGCCGCCCTCACCGTCGTAGGTCGAGGTGGGGCTAGAGCCCTCCTCGCCGCGCGGCAGGTCGAGCTCGACGTCCTTGCCGTCCTCACCGGACTTGCCGACGACCGAGTAGCTGGGGCTGGTCTCACCGAAGTAGACCCGCTGCTCGAACGGCTCGTCGGAGAGCTCGCTGAGCGCCTTCTGGCCCGCCTCCTGGCCCTCGGCCCACTGGATCGCCTCGGCCTGGCTGCCGTCGTCGGCCGGACGCTGGTTGGCGTAGGCCGCGATCATGCCGGAACCGTGGGTGTAGACGGTGTGCAGGTTCGCCCAGTTGCGGTCAGACTCGGCGAGGCCGCTCTGGTCGAGCTCACGCACGCCGAGCACGAGGGCGCGCTCCTGGCCGTCGAGGGTGTAGCGGTCGACGTCGAGCACGTCGGGGACCGTGTAGTACGCACGGACCTGCTGCTGCTGCTCGAAGGTGGGGCTGACCAGCTTGGGGTCGACCAGCGGCACCGACGAGGTGCCGGTCTCCAGCTGCGCGAGCGCGGAGCCGAGGTCGGGGGCGCTGGTGTAGCGGTTCACCTCGACGTCGTCGAGGTTGTACGCGGCCCGCGTCGCCTCGATGTTCTTCTCGATGTACGCCGCTTCCTTGTCGGGCTGGTTGGGCGCAACCTGGAAGCGCTGCACGATGCCCGGCCAGAGCATGCCGAGCAGGATCGCCGAGAGCGCCAGCAGGGCGATGCCGACCGACGGCAGCATCCAGGTGCGGCGCCACACGTTGAGGAAGAAGAGGACCGCACAGATGATGGCGATGCCGACGAGGATGTTCTTGGCCGGCAGGACCGCGTTGTCGTCGGTGAAGTTCATGCCCGTGATCAACGAGCCCGAGCTGTTGAGCAGGTCGTAGCGGTCGAGCCAGTAGTCCGCGGCCTTCGCCAGCACGGCGACACCGAGCAGCACCGAGACCTGGATCTGGGCGGCCGGGCTGAACTTGTCGCGCTGCGCCTGGAGGCGGATGCCGCCGTAGAGGTAGTGCACGACCAGCGCCGCCAGCAGGCCGACGACGGCCGCCGCCAGCAGGAAGTCGACGACGAAGTGCAGCCAGCCGAGCTCGAAGACGTAGAAGCTGACGTCCTTGTCGAAGTAGGGGTCCTTGGTGCCGAAGTTCTCGCTGTGGCGCCACGTGGTGAACTCACGCCACCGGCCGGAGCCCGACGCGCCGGCGAAGAGACCCATGAGCACCG includes these proteins:
- a CDS encoding UPF0182 family protein, giving the protein MSLFGPPAAAAPAPGPPQRRSRALVITAGILLVGFLALTAFSAFWTERLWFKSVDFSGVFTTLVLTRIGLFLVFGVLMAVVVALNMYLAHRFRPFFRPTSVEQESLDRYREAIKPVKGWALAGFAVLMGLFAGASGSGRWREFTTWRHSENFGTKDPYFDKDVSFYVFELGWLHFVVDFLLAAAVVGLLAALVVHYLYGGIRLQAQRDKFSPAAQIQVSVLLGVAVLAKAADYWLDRYDLLNSSGSLITGMNFTDDNAVLPAKNILVGIAIICAVLFFLNVWRRTWMLPSVGIALLALSAILLGMLWPGIVQRFQVAPNQPDKEAAYIEKNIEATRAAYNLDDVEVNRYTSAPDLGSALAQLETGTSSVPLVDPKLVSPTFEQQQQVRAYYTVPDVLDVDRYTLDGQERALVLGVRELDQSGLAESDRNWANLHTVYTHGSGMIAAYANQRPADDGSQAEAIQWAEGQEAGQKALSELSDEPFEQRVYFGETSPSYSVVGKSGEDGKDVELDLPRGEEGSSPTSTYDGEGGVPVGSAFNRLLYAVKYGEPNFLLSGRIYDDSKILYDRNPRRMVEKVAPWLTVDSDPYPVVVDGRIQWVLDGYTVTDKYPLSQKESFEDMIDDSLQDDLGFQTLPTDEINYVRNAVKATVDAYDGTVKLYAWDEEDPILKVWRNVFPGTVLDKDEIPEALVSHLRYPEDLFKAQRYQFARYHVTDPKDWYAGNNRWEVPNDPNVENSQQPPYRLFANPQGDEDPNAEQIWSLTSVYVPRDKNNLAAFVSVNSDATSSDYGKIQVLELSDERTNGPVQVANEIASDEDVRDELFSFDQGGINPRYGNLLTLPVGDGLMYVQPLYAARDASESSYPILSFVLVSYGGNVGIAPTLRGAIADVLGVDDSGPTPSGSGDGGKGGDKGGDQPPASGTVNQQIRSLLAQAEKQFAAADKAQRDGDTVAWAEAIEKAKELVNEAVELSEKK